In one window of Gloeocapsopsis sp. IPPAS B-1203 DNA:
- a CDS encoding ParB N-terminal domain-containing protein encodes MPIVAIAQIKVGINRRPIKQQKVLELIESIQANGLLNPITVDQNLTLIAGLHRLTACKMLGLEKIECNIINCADSAHARLAEIDENLIRSELDALERAELWLERDRILDSLRLRAKPGDNQYTYKGSKGSETISPPPKTTFELAQAVGYTERTFQQGKQIAKSILPEVKEAIKGTAIAKSTTALLKVARAGSKEREEAEKAEKAIKEAQLQQEELQHQARLAEEARTKQRELQLLTLRNVAAQKEAKLKKKSRKLSPLTREITAQDVLNTQPGDQWLLARHLVYCGDTASDEFIRCLPSHAALAIATPSTIWQHDYLVDEARIVAVLRSAGHIHQFCTQQRMPFQYELLIGGIYVALFSYSALSEPQQPIAIEGVEGIVAFLISLYSNAGNFVIAPFIGHGEALICCERMGRICFTGDLESQRVSQAIARWQQWTGKQVNRGN; translated from the coding sequence ATGCCTATTGTCGCCATCGCTCAAATCAAAGTTGGTATCAATAGACGTCCGATTAAGCAACAAAAAGTTTTAGAGCTGATAGAATCAATTCAAGCAAATGGATTATTAAACCCGATTACTGTCGATCAAAATCTAACTTTAATTGCTGGGCTGCATCGGCTGACAGCCTGCAAAATGTTAGGGTTGGAGAAGATTGAGTGTAATATTATCAATTGTGCAGATTCGGCGCACGCACGTTTGGCAGAAATTGATGAGAACCTGATTCGTAGCGAGTTGGATGCATTAGAGCGTGCAGAGTTATGGTTAGAACGCGATCGCATTTTGGATAGCTTGCGATTAAGGGCAAAACCAGGCGATAATCAATATACCTACAAAGGCAGTAAGGGCAGTGAAACGATTTCACCACCTCCGAAAACAACTTTCGAGTTAGCTCAAGCAGTAGGATACACCGAGCGAACATTTCAACAAGGGAAGCAAATTGCCAAAAGCATTTTGCCCGAAGTCAAAGAAGCCATTAAAGGAACTGCGATCGCTAAAAGCACAACTGCACTCCTTAAAGTAGCCCGTGCAGGAAGTAAAGAACGCGAAGAAGCAGAAAAGGCAGAAAAAGCAATCAAAGAAGCTCAACTTCAGCAAGAAGAACTGCAACACCAAGCTCGATTAGCAGAGGAAGCAAGAACCAAACAGCGAGAGTTGCAACTACTTACACTGCGCAATGTAGCGGCGCAGAAAGAGGCGAAGTTGAAAAAGAAATCGCGCAAATTGTCACCACTAACAAGAGAAATAACCGCTCAAGACGTTTTGAACACTCAACCTGGCGATCAGTGGCTGTTAGCACGACACTTAGTTTATTGCGGCGATACCGCAAGCGATGAGTTTATTCGTTGTTTACCATCTCATGCTGCCCTGGCGATCGCCACTCCTTCAACCATTTGGCAACACGATTACTTAGTTGATGAAGCGCGGATTGTTGCGGTACTACGTAGCGCTGGACACATTCATCAATTTTGTACCCAGCAACGGATGCCTTTTCAATATGAATTATTGATTGGTGGCATCTATGTTGCTCTTTTTTCTTACTCTGCGCTGAGTGAACCCCAACAGCCGATTGCAATTGAAGGTGTGGAAGGAATTGTCGCTTTTCTGATTAGTTTGTACTCCAACGCAGGAAACTTCGTAATTGCGCCATTTATTGGACACGGTGAAGCTTTGATCTGTTGTGAAAGAATGGGACGAATTTGTTTTACTGGCGATCTTGAGTCGCAGCGCGTGAGTCAGGCGATCGCACGTTGGCAACAGTGGACGGGAAAGCAGGTAAATAGAGGAAACTAA
- a CDS encoding ABC exporter membrane fusion protein codes for MVQKKREQDKEQWLIGAVILLSLLNGAFSVYNIVTFRSNSRSVVPTTSENPTPVRKAVTGLGRLEPQGEVIRLSPPTSAQGARVSQVLVQEGDRVAQGQIIAVLDTYEPRLAALNAANQQVKIAKAQLARVQAGAQTGQIEAQQATIARLQAELQGEIPAQQATIARLQAEFNNAQAEYQRYQNLYQEGAISASLFDSKRLPVATVQQQLNEARATLNRTTSSYREQISQAKATLAATAEVRPVDVQVAQSEVDGAIAAVKQAQADLNLSYVRAPKDTQVLKVHTRPGELVSNRGIAELGQTNQMYAIAEIYETDINKVSLGQKATITSSALSEDLSGEVTQIGLQVNSQEVLSTNPTANTDNRVVEVRIRIDNPKDNQRVAGLTNLQVQVAINI; via the coding sequence ATGGTTCAGAAGAAACGTGAGCAAGACAAAGAGCAATGGTTGATCGGTGCTGTAATATTATTGAGCCTGCTCAACGGAGCTTTTTCAGTTTATAACATAGTTACATTTCGGTCTAACTCTAGAAGTGTAGTGCCAACGACAAGTGAAAATCCTACTCCTGTCAGAAAAGCTGTTACAGGTTTGGGGCGTTTAGAACCACAAGGAGAAGTCATTCGATTATCGCCGCCCACTTCAGCACAAGGTGCGCGAGTTTCACAAGTTTTAGTTCAAGAAGGCGATCGCGTTGCACAAGGACAAATTATTGCAGTACTTGATACTTATGAACCGAGACTAGCCGCTTTAAATGCAGCAAATCAGCAAGTCAAAATTGCCAAAGCACAGTTAGCTAGAGTTCAAGCTGGCGCCCAAACTGGACAAATTGAAGCACAACAAGCAACGATCGCTCGTTTACAAGCTGAATTACAAGGTGAAATTCCAGCACAACAAGCAACGATCGCCCGTTTACAAGCTGAATTTAATAACGCACAAGCTGAATATCAACGCTATCAAAACTTATATCAAGAAGGCGCTATTTCGGCTTCTTTATTTGATAGTAAACGCTTACCAGTTGCTACAGTACAACAGCAACTCAATGAAGCACGCGCTACTTTAAATCGGACAACATCAAGTTACCGCGAACAAATTAGCCAAGCCAAAGCAACTTTAGCAGCAACTGCTGAAGTTCGTCCTGTAGATGTTCAAGTCGCCCAATCAGAAGTCGATGGTGCGATCGCCGCTGTGAAGCAAGCTCAAGCTGATTTAAATTTATCTTATGTCCGCGCGCCCAAAGACACCCAAGTACTGAAAGTCCACACCCGTCCTGGAGAACTTGTTAGTAATCGAGGAATTGCTGAACTAGGTCAAACAAACCAAATGTACGCCATAGCAGAAATTTATGAAACTGATATTAACAAAGTTAGTCTAGGGCAAAAAGCAACAATTACTAGCAGTGCTTTGTCTGAAGATCTCAGCGGCGAAGTAACACAAATTGGGCTACAAGTCAATTCGCAAGAAGTCTTAAGTACTAACCCGACAGCTAACACAGATAACAGAGTTGTTGAAGTCAGAATTCGTATTGATAACCCAAAAGATAATCAAAGAGTCGCCGGTTTAACAAACTTACAAGTGCAAGTAGCAATCAATATTTAA
- a CDS encoding type I polyketide synthase has translation MAEKVLEPDTINTQLQKNPIAIIGMASLFPQSRNTQQYWQKIIEKVDCITDVPPSRWDVDTYYDPNPRAPDKTYCKRGGFIPDIDFNPMEFGLPPNILEVTDVSQLLGLVVAKEAMEDAGYDEKRQFNRDRTGVVLGVALARQLAMPLGARLQYPVWEKALKSSGLSDADTQKVIDKIKSAYVNWEENAFPGMLANVVSGRIANRLDFGGTNCVVDAACASSLGALRMAMSELLEHRCDMMLTGGVDTDNSIVAYMCFSKTPAVSPSENVKPFDAESDGMMLGEGVGMIVLKRLADAERDGDKIYAVIKGIGTSSDGKYKSIYAPRPEGQVRALRRAYEDAGCSPASVGLIEAHGTGTMAGDPTEFSALKAFFEETNIGKQKIALGSVKSQIGHTKAAAGAASLIKTALALHHKVLPPTINVTKPNPKLKIEDSPFYLNTETRPWLPGDTPRRAGVSSFGFGGTNYHVVLEEYTKEHNNYPYRLHQAPQIVLLSAATPEQLQHKCADLLAKLQGEASEQYFTQVVAASRTLKIPVTDARLGFVANSATEAIALLQISVEQLKNNVADWEHPQGIYYRRSGIDSTGKVVALFSGQGSQYLEMGKELALNFPCLRQVYHQMDNLLSKDGLQPISDVVFPPPVFDNAQRQKQQEALQRTEYAQPAIGVFSAGLYKILQQAGFKPDFVAGHSFGELTALWAAEVLSDEDYLALVKARGQAMATPKETDFDAGAMLAVKGDVSQVTTLIKQFPLVTIANFNSTKQIVLAGTKPEITQVQQALNGQGFSTVVLPVAAAFHTPLVSYAQKPFAHAIEATRFQEPKTSVYSNVTGKAYPKEPQTIQKILKEHLLNSVLFKDQIENIYASGGYFFVEFGPRNILTNLVKDTLGDRPHLAVAINAHKQQNSDRTLRSAVVQLRVAGLSLGDIDPYQLESKIPQVQGNKALNVRLNSANYISEKTQTAFAQALAETHVVSSAISTTTTPAPTSATNGHHSQPVAASSQPEPKTVAATPPSPQPVAVDYQKMLDSIESSLTQFNDHHGDILQVHEQSLKHQTEYAQTFYQLTQQQSLLTNQNEATRDSLERSMMRFHDHQAETLRIHEQYLQQQMEHTHSFFELIEQKYESVIEGGTTKEALSPTPVSNGNGHQANGNGTTLVEIASVPQTQEPQQIPETASVVVPPVEPAPEINVVDLSQTLLNVVSDKTGYPVEMLELEMDMEADLGIDSIKRVEILGALLELNPSLPQPNPEELTELRTLGQIAEYMGNIATGLSLKTVEVSTVEEVSHDASTTPVTPIPESSPTEQLTSVPETSIDVANLSQTLLNVVSDKTGYPVEMLELEMDMEADLGIDSIKRVEILGALLELNPGLPQPNPEELAELRTLGQIAEYMGNIAGNLTEEEILPKKQDSGEPETNHNIIRSVVKLKVLPPPDRLECSLPQQHVCLITDDGSALTTQLAQALTAKGEKVVVLSFPESVIAQRANVDDNIARILLEDLTETRLQQLKELQYGSIGTFIHLHPAIDNGEEIANLNSETALLKHIFLLAKYLKEPLNQAASQGRSCFVTVTHLDGELGIGQKTNYSAIAGGLFGLTKTLNQEWESVFCRAIDISTDIDAQQAVKHILAEIQDPNRLISEVGYGAKGRVTLESYEF, from the coding sequence ATGGCTGAAAAAGTATTAGAACCGGACACCATCAATACTCAACTTCAAAAAAATCCGATTGCCATCATCGGGATGGCATCCTTATTTCCGCAGTCAAGAAATACCCAGCAATACTGGCAAAAAATTATTGAAAAAGTAGATTGTATTACCGACGTGCCACCTTCGCGGTGGGATGTTGATACGTACTACGATCCAAATCCAAGGGCACCGGATAAAACCTATTGCAAACGTGGTGGATTTATTCCAGATATTGATTTTAACCCGATGGAATTTGGGCTGCCACCTAATATCTTAGAAGTCACAGACGTTTCTCAGTTGCTTGGCTTAGTGGTTGCTAAAGAAGCAATGGAAGATGCAGGCTATGATGAAAAGCGGCAGTTTAATCGCGATCGCACTGGAGTTGTTTTAGGTGTTGCCTTAGCAAGACAGTTAGCAATGCCATTAGGTGCGAGACTGCAATATCCCGTCTGGGAAAAAGCCTTAAAAAGCAGCGGGTTATCTGATGCAGATACCCAAAAAGTGATTGACAAAATTAAAAGCGCTTACGTTAATTGGGAAGAAAACGCCTTTCCAGGAATGCTGGCTAACGTTGTCAGTGGACGAATTGCCAATCGCCTTGATTTTGGTGGAACCAACTGTGTTGTCGATGCAGCTTGTGCGAGTTCCCTAGGTGCGTTGCGCATGGCAATGAGTGAGTTACTCGAACATCGCTGCGACATGATGCTGACGGGCGGTGTAGATACCGATAACTCAATTGTCGCGTATATGTGCTTTAGTAAAACTCCCGCAGTATCTCCTAGCGAAAACGTCAAACCTTTCGATGCAGAATCGGATGGCATGATGTTAGGCGAAGGTGTTGGGATGATCGTTCTCAAGCGCCTTGCTGATGCTGAACGTGACGGCGACAAAATTTATGCTGTGATTAAAGGCATTGGCACTTCCAGCGATGGCAAATATAAAAGTATCTATGCGCCACGCCCTGAAGGACAAGTCCGCGCCTTGCGCCGCGCTTATGAAGATGCTGGCTGTTCTCCTGCAAGTGTTGGCTTGATCGAAGCCCACGGTACAGGAACAATGGCAGGAGATCCGACTGAGTTTAGTGCCTTAAAAGCCTTTTTTGAGGAAACAAACATTGGTAAGCAAAAAATTGCTCTTGGTAGTGTCAAATCACAAATTGGACACACTAAAGCCGCCGCAGGTGCAGCAAGTTTAATTAAAACTGCTTTAGCACTGCATCATAAAGTTTTACCGCCGACAATCAACGTCACGAAGCCGAATCCAAAATTAAAAATTGAAGATTCACCCTTTTATCTCAATACCGAAACTCGCCCTTGGTTGCCAGGAGATACGCCGCGACGGGCTGGAGTGAGTTCTTTTGGATTTGGTGGCACAAATTATCACGTTGTTTTAGAAGAATATACCAAAGAACACAATAACTATCCTTACCGCCTCCATCAAGCGCCTCAAATTGTGTTGCTATCAGCAGCAACGCCAGAACAATTACAGCACAAGTGTGCAGATTTACTCGCAAAATTGCAAGGTGAAGCTTCAGAACAATATTTTACCCAAGTTGTTGCAGCATCACGAACACTAAAAATTCCAGTCACAGATGCGCGTCTTGGTTTTGTTGCTAATTCGGCTACGGAAGCGATCGCCTTATTGCAAATCAGTGTTGAGCAACTCAAAAATAATGTAGCTGATTGGGAACATCCCCAAGGCATTTATTACAGACGTAGCGGAATTGATTCTACAGGTAAAGTCGTCGCCTTATTTTCTGGACAAGGTTCGCAATACCTTGAGATGGGTAAGGAATTGGCACTAAATTTTCCTTGCTTGCGCCAGGTATATCACCAGATGGATAACCTGTTAAGCAAAGATGGGTTGCAACCGATTTCTGATGTTGTGTTTCCGCCGCCAGTATTTGATAACGCCCAACGCCAAAAGCAGCAGGAAGCATTGCAGCGCACAGAATACGCCCAGCCAGCAATTGGAGTCTTTAGTGCGGGATTATATAAGATATTACAGCAAGCTGGATTTAAACCTGATTTTGTTGCTGGACATAGTTTTGGTGAATTAACTGCACTGTGGGCAGCAGAAGTATTAAGCGATGAAGATTACTTGGCGCTTGTCAAAGCGAGAGGACAGGCGATGGCGACTCCCAAAGAAACCGACTTTGATGCTGGGGCGATGCTTGCTGTCAAGGGGGATGTTAGTCAAGTAACGACATTAATTAAACAGTTTCCCTTAGTTACAATCGCTAACTTCAACTCAACCAAGCAAATCGTTTTAGCAGGAACTAAGCCAGAAATTACCCAAGTACAACAGGCTTTAAATGGACAAGGCTTCTCGACAGTTGTCTTACCAGTTGCCGCAGCCTTTCATACTCCCTTAGTCAGTTACGCCCAAAAACCTTTTGCCCACGCAATTGAAGCAACGCGCTTTCAAGAACCAAAAACTTCGGTTTACTCGAATGTAACTGGCAAAGCGTATCCCAAAGAACCCCAGACAATTCAAAAAATTCTTAAAGAACACTTACTCAATTCGGTGTTGTTTAAGGATCAGATCGAGAATATCTATGCAAGTGGTGGTTATTTCTTTGTTGAATTTGGACCTAGAAATATTCTGACTAATTTAGTCAAAGATACACTTGGCGATCGCCCCCACTTAGCTGTTGCCATTAATGCACACAAACAACAAAATAGCGATCGCACTCTGCGATCGGCCGTTGTACAATTGCGTGTTGCAGGATTGTCTCTAGGAGACATCGATCCTTATCAACTAGAATCGAAAATACCCCAAGTTCAAGGAAATAAAGCACTCAATGTCCGCCTAAATAGTGCTAACTACATCTCGGAAAAAACACAAACCGCATTCGCGCAAGCTTTAGCAGAGACACACGTTGTTTCAAGTGCGATCTCCACTACAACTACACCCGCGCCAACATCAGCAACAAACGGACATCATTCCCAACCAGTAGCTGCTTCCAGTCAACCTGAACCAAAGACTGTTGCAGCAACACCACCGTCACCACAACCAGTAGCAGTAGATTACCAAAAAATGTTGGACAGTATTGAGTCCTCCCTGACACAGTTTAACGATCATCACGGTGACATCTTACAAGTCCACGAACAATCGCTGAAACATCAAACTGAATACGCCCAAACCTTCTATCAACTCACCCAGCAGCAATCATTACTTACCAACCAAAATGAGGCAACTAGAGATAGCTTAGAACGCAGCATGATGCGGTTTCACGATCATCAAGCGGAAACTTTGCGCATTCACGAACAATATCTGCAACAGCAGATGGAACATACACATAGTTTCTTTGAACTGATCGAGCAAAAATATGAATCTGTTATTGAAGGAGGTACAACAAAAGAAGCATTGAGTCCAACGCCTGTCAGCAATGGAAACGGACATCAAGCTAATGGTAATGGTACTACATTAGTTGAAATCGCGTCTGTACCTCAAACCCAGGAACCACAACAAATCCCTGAAACCGCATCTGTTGTTGTACCTCCTGTTGAACCTGCACCTGAAATCAATGTTGTTGATTTAAGTCAAACACTGCTGAATGTGGTGAGTGACAAGACAGGGTATCCAGTTGAAATGCTGGAGTTAGAAATGGATATGGAAGCAGATTTAGGCATTGATTCGATTAAGCGCGTGGAAATATTAGGCGCACTGCTGGAACTCAATCCAAGCTTACCCCAACCAAATCCTGAAGAACTCACCGAACTGCGTACCCTCGGTCAAATTGCCGAGTATATGGGTAATATTGCTACAGGGCTTTCCCTAAAAACTGTTGAAGTCTCCACAGTAGAGGAAGTGAGTCATGATGCATCTACTACACCAGTAACACCGATTCCTGAAAGCTCTCCAACAGAACAATTAACTTCAGTACCCGAAACGTCAATTGATGTTGCTAATTTAAGTCAAACACTGCTGAATGTGGTGAGTGACAAGACAGGGTATCCAGTCGAAATGCTGGAGTTAGAAATGGATATGGAGGCAGATTTAGGCATTGATTCGATTAAGCGCGTAGAAATATTAGGCGCACTGCTGGAACTCAATCCAGGCTTACCCCAACCAAATCCTGAAGAACTCGCCGAACTGCGTACCCTCGGTCAAATTGCCGAGTATATGGGTAATATTGCAGGAAATTTAACAGAAGAGGAGATACTGCCAAAAAAGCAGGATAGCGGGGAACCAGAGACAAACCACAATATTATCCGCAGTGTGGTGAAATTAAAAGTTCTACCGCCTCCCGATCGCTTAGAATGCAGTTTACCCCAGCAGCACGTATGCTTAATTACTGATGATGGTTCAGCGCTAACGACACAATTAGCCCAAGCTTTGACTGCAAAAGGGGAAAAAGTTGTCGTTTTAAGTTTTCCTGAATCCGTAATTGCCCAAAGAGCAAATGTAGATGATAATATTGCGCGCATTCTCTTAGAGGACTTGACAGAAACTCGTCTGCAACAACTCAAAGAATTACAATATGGTTCGATTGGCACTTTTATTCACCTCCACCCTGCTATTGACAACGGCGAGGAAATTGCTAATCTCAACTCGGAAACTGCTTTACTCAAACACATTTTCCTACTTGCCAAATATCTCAAAGAACCACTCAATCAAGCTGCAAGTCAAGGACGCAGTTGTTTTGTCACCGTAACTCATCTTGACGGCGAATTGGGAATTGGACAAAAAACAAACTACAGTGCGATCGCTGGTGGCTTGTTTGGACTTACCAAAACACTCAATCAAGAATGGGAATCGGTATTCTGTCGCGCAATTGACATTAGTACTGACATTGATGCCCAACAAGCTGTCAAACATATCCTCGCAGAAATTCAAGATCCTAATCGTTTAATCAGTGAAGTAGGCTACGGCGCTAAAGGGAGAGTCACGTTAGAGAGTTATGAGTTTTGA
- a CDS encoding SDR family NAD(P)-dependent oxidoreductase has product MKSQVDSNSVFLVSGGAKGITAQCVIELAKAKQCKFMILGRSSPSPEPVWAMGCHDEAELKKRIMEYLVASGEKPTPVMVQKQYKAIASSREIQATLNAIEQAGSKAEYFSVDVTDTEALQAIADRLTAVTGIIHGAGNLADKRIEKKTSEDFDTVYAAKVTGLANLLRYIPASQLQQLILFSSVAGFYGNVGQADYAIANEILNKSAHLVKYHHPDCHVVAINWGPWDSGMVSPELKKAFAERNIETIPIQVGAKMLVEELESTHQAPQIIVGSPLVFSESFSSQLQTFCIQRHLTVDANPFLQDHVIANRPVLPATCAIAWIANTCEQLYPGYQFSNCRNYKVLKGIIFEPTTPTEYTLELQETNKNNIEVEFDAKIWSKNLAGKTRYHFSTQLTLKRQIPSSSDYASINLNLDQSYSNQPSFYQDGTASLFHGRSFQGVKQVLNITPEKVTIECLLPSLNEQQQGQFPVQTFNPYIVDVQIHSLWIWSQYFHQQGCLPSAINIYEQFIPVPFDETFYVSCEIKSKTDSAVIAEVVTHDSQGKVYSRMTEAKGTLLPKSK; this is encoded by the coding sequence ATGAAAAGCCAGGTTGACTCAAATTCTGTATTTCTTGTCAGCGGTGGTGCTAAGGGAATAACTGCACAGTGCGTTATTGAATTAGCCAAAGCGAAGCAATGCAAATTTATGATCTTGGGACGTTCTTCTCCTTCACCAGAACCTGTTTGGGCGATGGGATGCCATGATGAAGCTGAACTTAAAAAGCGAATTATGGAGTATTTGGTTGCTAGTGGAGAAAAACCAACTCCAGTTATGGTGCAGAAACAGTATAAGGCGATCGCATCTTCCCGCGAAATTCAAGCAACTCTCAATGCAATTGAACAAGCTGGTAGCAAAGCGGAGTATTTCAGCGTTGATGTCACTGATACAGAGGCTTTACAAGCTATTGCCGATCGCTTAACAGCAGTTACCGGAATTATTCACGGTGCAGGTAATTTAGCTGATAAGCGCATTGAGAAAAAGACTTCTGAAGATTTTGATACTGTTTATGCTGCTAAAGTGACAGGCTTAGCAAATCTGTTGCGTTATATTCCTGCAAGTCAATTACAGCAATTAATATTGTTTTCTTCTGTTGCTGGGTTTTACGGTAATGTCGGACAAGCTGATTATGCGATCGCCAACGAAATTCTCAATAAATCAGCCCATCTCGTAAAATATCATCACCCTGATTGTCATGTTGTTGCCATCAATTGGGGACCTTGGGATAGTGGGATGGTGAGTCCTGAATTGAAAAAAGCATTTGCCGAACGTAATATTGAGACGATTCCGATTCAAGTTGGTGCCAAAATGCTTGTAGAAGAACTTGAATCAACTCATCAAGCACCCCAAATTATTGTTGGTAGTCCTCTTGTCTTTTCTGAAAGCTTCAGTTCACAACTTCAAACTTTTTGTATCCAGCGCCATCTAACTGTAGATGCTAATCCATTTTTGCAAGATCATGTTATTGCAAATCGCCCAGTTCTTCCGGCAACTTGTGCCATAGCTTGGATTGCAAATACTTGCGAACAACTCTATCCTGGTTATCAGTTTTCTAACTGCCGAAATTACAAAGTTTTGAAAGGAATTATTTTTGAACCCACTACTCCAACTGAATATACTTTAGAATTACAAGAAACTAACAAAAACAACATAGAAGTTGAGTTTGATGCTAAAATTTGGAGTAAGAATTTAGCAGGAAAAACTCGCTATCATTTCAGCACGCAGTTAACTCTAAAACGTCAAATACCTTCAAGTTCTGATTACGCTTCTATTAACCTAAATCTCGATCAAAGTTATTCTAATCAACCGTCTTTCTATCAAGATGGTACGGCAAGCTTATTTCATGGAAGAAGTTTTCAAGGAGTTAAGCAAGTTCTCAACATTACTCCAGAAAAAGTCACCATTGAATGTCTACTTCCCAGTCTCAATGAACAACAACAAGGACAATTTCCAGTACAAACATTTAATCCATATATTGTAGATGTACAAATTCATTCTTTATGGATTTGGTCACAATATTTTCATCAGCAAGGTTGTTTACCTTCAGCAATTAATATTTACGAGCAATTTATTCCCGTTCCTTTTGATGAAACATTTTATGTTTCTTGTGAAATCAAATCTAAAACTGATAGTGCAGTAATAGCTGAAGTTGTTACTCACGATAGTCAGGGAAAGGTGTACTCGCGAATGACTGAAGCAAAGGGAACTTTATTACCTAAAAGTAAATAA
- the devC gene encoding ABC transporter permease DevC — translation MLLKIPLAWLQLARQKIRFIVALAGIAFVVILMFMQLGFQDALYESATQVHQKLKGDLFIISSQYKSLTSQQSFPRSRLYQVLGFEGVESVSPLYVQFSKFKNPQNGEKNPIYVLGIDPAFPAFDIPEVTQNLDVLKFPNRVLFDQASRPEFGPVVENFHHNEPVSVEIFPYNGTVGYQVNVGGLFTLGPSFGVDGNLIVNYATILRIFQDRTPEKIDIGLVTLQPGTNVKKMQAALTKILPNDVKVFTRQDYLAFEKDYWSVRTPIGFVFSLMVFMGFVVGVVVVYQILYSNISNHLMEYATLKAMGFKNKYLLDVVFQQALLLAVLGYIPGLIISYGLYDVASNATQLPVIMSPNKLFAVLISATLMCFTSGFFSIGKLRSADPADIF, via the coding sequence ATGCTACTCAAAATTCCTTTAGCATGGCTGCAACTAGCAAGGCAAAAAATACGTTTCATTGTAGCTTTGGCAGGTATTGCTTTTGTAGTCATCTTGATGTTTATGCAACTAGGTTTTCAAGATGCGCTATACGAGAGTGCAACACAAGTTCATCAAAAACTCAAAGGTGATTTATTTATCATTAGTTCGCAATATAAATCTTTGACATCACAGCAAAGCTTTCCGCGATCGCGTTTGTATCAAGTCCTCGGTTTTGAAGGAGTAGAATCAGTTAGCCCACTATATGTCCAATTTTCTAAATTTAAGAATCCTCAAAACGGAGAAAAAAATCCTATTTATGTTTTAGGTATCGACCCAGCATTTCCAGCTTTTGACATTCCAGAAGTTACGCAAAATCTTGACGTTCTCAAGTTCCCTAATAGAGTTTTATTTGACCAAGCTTCCAGACCTGAATTTGGTCCAGTTGTGGAGAATTTTCATCACAACGAACCCGTCTCAGTTGAAATATTTCCTTATAACGGAACAGTTGGTTATCAAGTCAATGTTGGCGGACTATTTACATTAGGTCCTTCCTTTGGAGTTGATGGAAACTTAATCGTTAACTACGCAACAATCCTCAGAATATTCCAGGACCGTACTCCAGAAAAAATTGATATAGGTTTAGTCACGCTTCAACCAGGTACTAATGTTAAAAAAATGCAAGCAGCATTAACCAAGATTTTACCCAACGATGTCAAAGTTTTTACTCGTCAAGACTACTTGGCTTTTGAAAAAGATTATTGGTCAGTTAGAACTCCCATTGGTTTTGTTTTTAGCTTAATGGTGTTTATGGGCTTTGTTGTTGGAGTTGTTGTTGTTTATCAAATTTTGTACAGCAACATTTCTAATCACTTGATGGAATATGCAACCTTAAAAGCAATGGGGTTTAAAAACAAATATCTACTTGATGTTGTATTTCAACAAGCCTTGTTATTAGCAGTTTTAGGCTATATCCCAGGACTCATTATTTCCTATGGATTATACGATGTTGCTAGCAATGCAACTCAGTTACCAGTAATTATGAGTCCTAATAAATTATTTGCAGTCTTAATTTCGGCTACGCTCATGTGTTTTACATCGGGTTTCTTTTCAATTGGCAAACTTCGCTCAGCCGATCCTGCGGATATCTTTTAA